Proteins encoded by one window of Hyphomicrobium nitrativorans NL23:
- a CDS encoding proton-conducting transporter membrane subunit → MDILALVAASFFLAPLAAWLGGRSSPFVAAIPAVLFAGFATFLPEIGNGRTLRQVHPWIPTFGIDASFRVDGLSLLFALLITGIGTLVFLYASAYLKGRERLPRFYAALTVFMGAMIGAVLADDLILLVVFWELTSLTSFLLIGTTPESAEARRSAQQGLLVTVAGGLALLAAVILLGSGLGTYSISEILARGEAVAALSTAPAIVVLLAIGAFAKSAQVPLHSWLPNAMVAPTPVSAFLHSATMVKLGVYLLARFNPVFEAHELWVLLLTSVGGATMIAGAVLALREVDLKRVLAYSTVVSLGTLVLLIGLPGETSALAVAAFLFGHALYKACLFLVAGNVDHETGTRDSTALGGLRHAMPVTAVAAGLGAMSMAGLPLFFGFVGKELIYEAGLPASSWLVLGAALIANAAMVVVAGIVAVRCFMGPRVPTPGAPQDPGFRMLAGPVVLAFLGLLFGVAPWIAGDGLLMSAAEAISGRRLGATLALWHGFTPALALSVLTLLIGVGAFLRWDALRDAFARIRQIDAWDRTVDTMRCSPGCNGLPFGKRTRSRPEVSGFMPAACWPLSHWRARLLSLCLAGLRCLRSMPDG, encoded by the coding sequence ATGGATATTCTCGCGCTTGTGGCCGCATCGTTCTTCCTCGCGCCGCTGGCGGCGTGGCTGGGCGGGCGGTCATCGCCGTTCGTTGCGGCCATCCCTGCCGTGCTTTTCGCAGGCTTCGCGACCTTCCTTCCCGAGATCGGGAACGGCAGGACGCTGAGGCAGGTTCATCCCTGGATTCCGACATTCGGCATCGACGCCTCCTTTCGGGTCGATGGGCTTTCGCTTCTCTTCGCGCTTCTGATCACCGGCATCGGAACGCTCGTGTTCCTCTATGCGTCCGCGTATCTCAAGGGGCGCGAGCGGCTGCCTCGCTTTTATGCCGCGCTCACCGTGTTCATGGGCGCGATGATCGGGGCGGTGCTGGCCGACGATCTCATCTTGCTCGTCGTCTTCTGGGAGCTGACGAGCCTCACGTCGTTCCTGCTTATCGGGACGACGCCGGAAAGCGCCGAAGCGCGGCGGTCGGCCCAACAAGGGCTTCTGGTGACGGTGGCCGGGGGGCTGGCGCTGCTTGCGGCCGTCATTCTGCTGGGGTCCGGTCTCGGCACGTACTCGATCAGCGAGATTCTGGCGCGGGGCGAGGCGGTGGCGGCGCTTTCGACCGCACCGGCCATCGTCGTGCTTCTGGCCATCGGCGCGTTCGCCAAGTCGGCGCAGGTGCCGCTCCATTCGTGGCTGCCGAACGCCATGGTGGCGCCGACGCCGGTATCGGCGTTCCTCCACTCGGCCACCATGGTGAAGCTCGGCGTCTATCTGCTCGCGCGGTTCAATCCGGTGTTCGAGGCGCATGAATTGTGGGTTCTGCTGCTCACGAGTGTGGGCGGGGCCACGATGATCGCGGGTGCGGTGCTGGCGCTGCGCGAAGTGGACCTCAAGCGGGTGCTCGCCTATTCGACGGTCGTGTCTCTCGGCACGTTGGTGCTGCTGATCGGTTTGCCGGGCGAGACATCGGCGCTTGCGGTTGCTGCGTTTCTTTTCGGGCACGCGCTTTACAAGGCGTGCCTGTTCCTGGTTGCGGGGAACGTCGATCACGAAACGGGCACGCGGGACAGCACGGCGCTGGGCGGGTTGCGCCACGCGATGCCGGTGACGGCGGTTGCGGCCGGACTTGGCGCGATGTCGATGGCTGGACTTCCGCTGTTTTTCGGGTTTGTCGGCAAGGAGCTGATTTACGAGGCGGGACTCCCGGCATCATCCTGGCTCGTGCTCGGCGCGGCATTGATTGCGAATGCCGCGATGGTCGTCGTTGCGGGCATCGTGGCGGTGCGGTGTTTCATGGGGCCGCGCGTGCCGACGCCGGGCGCGCCGCAGGATCCGGGATTTCGGATGTTGGCCGGGCCGGTCGTGCTTGCTTTTCTCGGCCTCCTATTCGGCGTGGCTCCGTGGATCGCAGGCGACGGTCTTTTGATGTCCGCAGCGGAGGCGATTTCGGGCCGGCGCTTGGGCGCGACGCTCGCGCTGTGGCATGGCTTCACCCCCGCGCTTGCCCTGAGTGTGCTGACGCTGCTGATCGGTGTTGGCGCGTTTCTGCGTTGGGACGCGCTACGGGATGCTTTCGCGCGCATTCGGCAGATCGATGCGTGGGACCGGACCGTGGATACGATGCGCTGCTCGCCGGGCTGCAACGGGTTGCCATTTGGCAAACGAACGCGATCCAGACCGGAAGTCTCAGGCTTTATGCCGGCCGCGTGCTGGCCATTGTCGCACTGGCGGGCGCGCCTGCTCTCGCTCTGCTTGGCGGGTTTGCGCTGCCTTCGTTCGATGCCGGATGGCTGA
- the mbhE gene encoding hydrogen gas-evolving membrane-bound hydrogenase subunit E — protein MLAIVALAGAPALALLGGFALPSFDAGWLRPDAALAVALIVSALAVAGARGFVAGLAAAGMVGFAVALLFLLNGAPDLAFTQFSVEAIAIVILLAIVGRLPFRQWDARTGRQRLRDGAIAVGLGVSATCVLFAVLAMPFDVRLSDYFRAASVPEAHGRNLVNVILVDFRALDTLGEISVLGLAAVAAAAVIAGVRRRMSEKGA, from the coding sequence GTGCTGGCCATTGTCGCACTGGCGGGCGCGCCTGCTCTCGCTCTGCTTGGCGGGTTTGCGCTGCCTTCGTTCGATGCCGGATGGCTGAGGCCCGATGCAGCGCTTGCGGTTGCGTTGATCGTTTCGGCGCTTGCGGTCGCCGGTGCGAGAGGGTTCGTAGCCGGTCTCGCCGCCGCGGGCATGGTGGGTTTCGCGGTGGCGCTGCTGTTCCTTCTCAACGGCGCGCCGGATCTCGCCTTCACGCAGTTCTCGGTGGAGGCGATTGCCATCGTGATCCTGCTCGCCATCGTGGGGCGGTTGCCGTTCCGGCAATGGGATGCGCGAACGGGACGGCAACGGTTGCGCGACGGCGCGATTGCGGTGGGGCTCGGCGTGTCCGCGACGTGCGTGTTGTTTGCCGTTCTCGCGATGCCTTTCGACGTGCGGCTTTCGGATTATTTCCGCGCGGCGAGCGTGCCTGAAGCGCATGGGCGCAATCTCGTCAACGTGATCCTCGTCGATTTCCGGGCCCTCGATACGCTGGGCGAGATCTCGGTGCTTGGGCTTGCAGCGGTGGCGGCGGCCGCGGTGATTGCCGGTGTGCGGCGGCGGATGTCGGAGAAGGGTGCATGA
- a CDS encoding MnhB domain-containing protein has product MNSLILRTTGRAILPLALLFSIYVLFRGHNEPGGGFIGGLIAAAGLAVYALPRGRSALVRLIRVWPKALIGGGLALGLLSGLPALLLNSPYLTHQWTFPGGLAVGTALVFDVGVYLTVVGAVLTFLLPYLEE; this is encoded by the coding sequence ATGAATTCTCTGATCCTGAGGACGACCGGCCGCGCGATCCTCCCGCTCGCGCTTCTCTTCTCCATCTATGTGCTGTTTCGCGGCCATAACGAGCCGGGGGGCGGTTTCATCGGCGGACTCATCGCGGCTGCGGGCTTGGCCGTGTACGCTTTGCCGCGCGGGCGTTCGGCGCTCGTGAGGCTTATCCGCGTGTGGCCGAAGGCGCTGATCGGCGGCGGGCTCGCGCTCGGGCTTCTCTCCGGGCTTCCGGCGCTTCTTCTGAATTCGCCGTATCTTACGCACCAGTGGACATTTCCGGGCGGCCTCGCAGTTGGCACGGCGCTCGTGTTCGATGTCGGCGTCTATCTCACGGTCGTCGGCGCGGTGCTCACGTTCCTCTTGCCCTATCTGGAGGAGTGA
- a CDS encoding NADH-quinone oxidoreductase subunit K — protein MEPIFALAFGVMIAVAAYLILSRNMLRVLLGLLVLGNAANLAIFLAGRLGSRVPPLVEAGEATVAVSANPLPQALILTAIVISFSLVAFTAVLFENAYKRLGTLDPDAMRDAETPPGEGLRDDERRE, from the coding sequence GTGGAACCCATCTTCGCGCTTGCCTTCGGGGTGATGATTGCCGTTGCGGCCTACTTGATCCTGTCGCGCAATATGCTGCGCGTCCTGCTCGGCCTTCTCGTGCTCGGCAACGCGGCGAACCTCGCGATCTTTCTGGCCGGTCGTCTCGGCTCTCGCGTGCCGCCGCTTGTCGAGGCAGGCGAGGCGACGGTTGCCGTCAGCGCCAATCCTCTGCCGCAGGCTCTCATCCTGACCGCGATCGTGATCTCGTTTTCGCTCGTCGCGTTCACGGCTGTTCTGTTCGAAAATGCGTATAAGCGGCTCGGCACGCTCGACCCGGACGCCATGCGGGATGCGGAGACGCCGCCAGGCGAAGGGCTGCGCGACGACGAGAGGCGGGAATGA